TCTACAGCGAGGCCGGTAAGGTGTTTCATTCACTAATCGTTCTTTGGTAGAAGGATTCCCTTCAGAAACTGGTCTTGCAAGACGGTATTTAAAAAGAGTAAAAGTTTGTATGTCTTGATAATCTGTGGTGGTATAAGTTTGTATGTCTTGATAATCTGTGGTGGTATAAGTTTGCATGTCTTGATAATCTGTGGTGGTATAAGTTTGTATGTCTTGATAATCTGTGGTGGTATAAGTTTGTATGTCTTGATAATCTGTGGTGGTATAAGTTTGCATGTCTTGATAATCTGTGGTGGTATAAGTTTGTATGTCTTGATAATCTGTGGTGGTATAAGTTTGTATGTCTTGATAATCTGTGGTGGTATAAGTTTGTATGTCTTGATAATCTGTGGTGGTATAAGTTTGTATGTCTTGATAATCTGTGGTGGTATAAGTTTGTATGTCCTGATAATCTGTGGTGGTAGAAGTTTGCATGTCTTGATAATCTGTGGTGGTATAAGTTTGCATGTCTTGATAATCTGTGGTGGTATAAGTTTGTATGTCTTGATAATCTGTGGTGGTATAAGTTTGTATGTCTTGATAATCTGTGGTGGTATAAGTTTGCATGTCTTGATAATCTGTGGTGGTATAAGTTTGTATGTCTTGATAATCTGTGGTGGTATAAGTTTGTATGTCTTGATAATCTGTGGTGGTATAAGTTTGTATGTCTTGATAATCTGTGGTGGTATAAGTTTGCATGTCTTGATAATCTGTGGTGGTATAAGTTTGTATGTCTTGATAATCTGTGGTGGTATAAGTTTGTATGTCTTGATAATCTGTGGTGGTATAAGTTTGCATGTCTTGATAATCTGTGGTGGTATAAGTTTGTATGTCTTGATAATCTGTGGTGGTATAAGTTTGTATGTCTTGATAATCTGTGGTGGTATAAGTTTGTATGTCTTGATAATCTGTGGTGGTAGAAGTTTGTATGTCTTGATAATCTGTGGTGGTAGAAGTTTGTATGTCTTGATAATCTGTGGTGGTATAAGTTTGTATGTCTTGATAATCTGTGGTGGTATAAGTTTGCATGTCTTGATAATGGGGTGGTATAAGTTTGTCATCAACATCAATCGTAATTTCCTCTGTTGAAACTTTTGGACTATTAACTGCAGCTTGAATAGATTGGAAATTTAGACAGCAGGTGACGGAAAATTTGACTCCAATGAGTTTAGCTATGAACCGCTCAAGGTTGCTACAACGATTCTGAAATGTGAAGATAGCATGGAACCGTCCCTATATGTGATAATGGATTTAACGCCTCCATTTTGACTGGACGTGTTTATGTATTTATACATCTCGCACATCCAAACGGATGTTTCTCGAGTCTAGGAAGGATAACATTTCTTTGTCGCATTTAGCTCTTGGGTTAATGTTATCCAGGATCAAATAAATATCATCTAGATATGTATTTGGCTAGCTGATTTGATTGCTTTATAAAGTCGTGCAATATTATTTTCCACCTACCGTTATTAGTTTACCGTTTAAATTCCAGGTGAACAAACGACTCTTTCTGAACGAATCAAAGtgataagaatataaaaaatattaatataatctCATACGTATTCATGCATGTTGATTATACATGCGCGAAAAATCGACTTTCATCATGGGTTTCATTTAACCTCAAATGGTTTAAGCATCATGTATTTCCTTTAATTAATGTACCCGAGTCAACTAAATCAAAACTTATAACTGACTATGCTGTAAAGGCTGAAATTACTTTGTTCATTGCCGAAGGTCACACTGTGACCTATAGCTAATCATTTCAGTGTCAATTGGTGAccgtctcttgtgaagagttgttatTTTGGCAATCttaccccatttttttttttgtgattatttaattcttataaaaattaTTACGGTGcagtattttttattgttttttttttaaagtgatagACAAGGCATATTGTATATGTACCTACatgtcatttttttaaacttctaaCTAAAACAACTTATATGATATGCTTGTATCTTAAATCTTCTACATGCACCTGTGTGTAATTTTAACTCcttattaaaacatttgtattacATATGTTATTATAATTCGGAGTTTAAAAACTTGTAATTTTTACCACTTGAGTCTAAAGTATTATAGGGTTTTTATGTCACACTTTTAGAACCGTTAACAGTTAAATGTTTAAACAATACATTTTGttcaattgtattagaagtattATCTTGCTTACTGAAAGATGTTCAAACAGTTTGTCTATTGACAAAATGTAAATTAAACACCTACACATTCCTAAAGCTTGTAATTGCTATAAATTTAGCGATTTTACCAGCTCTGGAGATACAAAATACATACTTTATCTATgtatttatgaaaataagaaaatgtggtatgattgccaatgacacaactctacCCCAAAtggtaaatgtaaaacatttcaaacgagaaaaccaacaactaaatatgataaacagcaacaaacgacaatcaaaTCTACATTTGAGGGATCGGTAAACAGCATCATAATACATTAAGTATGTGCCTTAAAAGTTCAATGAAACATCCAAACAAAATCTTTGTAACTATGGAGGGAATTTAGTAAAAGAAATGTGTGGTAACGAAATCCTTGACTCAATAATGTATCAGTAATACAATAGATTACCTCCCTTTGAATTCCATACATCACCATACGATCATATCGAGAGAGTTGTGATATATAACACTGTAAGATAATGCGAATGGAACACTctcaaaaaaaggaaaattgacAATAAGAAACAAAAAATCGTCCGTTTTGTTGTAAATGTTTGATAAGAGTTTCCCATGTAAAACTGAAATGTTGTTTGTTTAAATAAACACTTAAGCAAATCACATCTTAGGGGTTCAATTAATAAGGTGCCGTTTAAGGCGTGTTTTGTAAATGTAAatcttttcataaaatattaattCCTTTAAATTACAATAATTACAAATATGTGATTTAATTATCAACTGAGATTATGTAAAAATCTGTAATACAAATTTTGCATAATAACTTAAAGTGTGAAAGAGTGCAGCTTTACGACTAGTGGTTTTTCGACccaatttctttttaaatcgGATCTATACTTCACAAATCCCTTCATTCAGTTAAATGTATACGTTAAAAAGTTTTCTTGAACTTGAACAAACCATCCTTTGAATGCCGCCTTGTTCGATTCTTTTCACAATCAATACAAAGACGCAACTATGGCACAATATTTTGTATGCTAGTAGACTGTGTAAGTTtgcaaatcaaacaaaatattgtaATATAGCTTATTACATATAAAACTGTATGTTTAAAACTATTGATTTCCCCACAAACAAAACTTCACAAGAATTCAATCGATTTCGAACATGCTTACCAAAGCAATGAAAGAAATTAGTAATAGTATTCAAAACTACATGttatgttcagaatatgtcaaaaTGATTATCAATAgattttttaatatcttaaatATTCAAAGTCttccattcaataaaattttaatgttttgtttattcttgaatttcttttttataaaaacgTGAATAAAATTACATACGTTTAACTCttccattaaaaaaataattaatactgTGCCCTCTGTATAATTGAATATGCGATTGTTCGTCCAACACCATTTAAGTcaatttattgtacatatataaTTTGTGTCCAACCGGTACATCAATATATACGTTCCATTTGAATTGAAGTATAtcacaattaaatatttttaaatttcctgAATGTATTTACGTGAGACACAATtgtgaaaattcaataaaatattttactgaatagcAATGGTTTTAAAAAGGAGTTATTAAAGCACGATCTACCTATATACATATTGCTTAATCAGTCTATAGAAACTGCGTATACCATTCCTACAGCATATAGTGACTTGTTACGATACACATATTCTGAATAATTGTCAGCACTTACGTTCCAAATACAACGACTTGTGAAAGATACTGACGGACTTGCTTCGTTTTCGCCTATC
This sequence is a window from Mytilus edulis chromosome 1, xbMytEdul2.2, whole genome shotgun sequence. Protein-coding genes within it:
- the LOC139491733 gene encoding uncharacterized protein — protein: MLMTNLYHPIIKTCKLIPPQIIKTYKLIPPQIIKTYKLLPPQIIKTYKLLPPQIIKTYKLIPPQIIKTYKLIPPQIIKTYKLIPPQIIKTCKLIPPQIIKTYKLIPPQIIKTYKLIPPQIIKTCKLIPPQIIKTYKLIPPQIIKTYKLIPPQIIKTYKLIPPQIIKTCKLIPPQIIKTYKLIPPQIIKTYKLIPPQIIKTCKLIPPQIIKTCKLLPPQIIRTYKLIPPQIIKTYKLIPPQIIKTYKLIPPQIIKTYKLIPPQIIKTYKLIPPQIIKTCKLIPPQIIKTYKLIPPQIIKTYKLIPPQIIKTCKLIPPQIIKTYKLIPPQIIKTYKLLLFLNTVLQDQFLKGILLPKND